One window of the Leucobacter komagatae genome contains the following:
- a CDS encoding phosphoenolpyruvate carboxykinase (GTP): MSNATLASITELVRENATTDNAEVLQWVTEVAELTQPDAILWCDGSQDEWNRITSEMVEAGSLIPLDKNLRPGSFLARSHPADVARVEDRTFICSENEADAGPTNNWVAPDAMRAELMPLFEGSMRGRTMYIVPFSMGPVGGAITQLGIEITDSPYAVLNMRIMTRMGQQALDGITPGSEWVRTVHSVGAPLVDGAEDSAWPCNDTKYITHFPDTLEVWSYGSGYGGNALLSKKCFALRIASVMGKNEGWLAEHMLLLKLTNTETGKDYHLSAAFPSACGKTNLAMLQPTIPGWKVETIGDDIAWLRPGKDGRLYAINPEAGFFGVAPGTGESTNPVAMETLWGNTIFTNVALTDNGDVWWEGMTDSVPDHLIDWQGNDWTPDSGRPAAHPNSRFTVPIQQTPSLARDWYEQDGVPLDAILFGGRRATNVPLVAQSRSWNHGVFVGATISSEKTAAQEGTVGELRRDPFAMLPFCGYNMADYWGHWLEMGEQLGENAPKMFQVNWFRKDEDGNFMWPGFGDNSRVIDWVIRRVEGEHTGVETAVGTIPAPGELNLTGIEEVEKDLGKIFAIDPTSWLAEADLTEEYFAQFGDRLPAALTAELDALRDRLGK; encoded by the coding sequence ATGAGTAACGCTACTCTCGCTTCGATCACTGAACTTGTTCGCGAGAACGCGACGACCGACAACGCAGAGGTTCTGCAGTGGGTCACCGAGGTTGCGGAATTGACGCAGCCCGACGCAATTCTGTGGTGCGATGGTTCGCAGGACGAGTGGAACCGCATCACCAGTGAAATGGTTGAGGCAGGGTCCCTGATCCCGCTCGACAAGAACCTGCGCCCGGGCAGCTTCCTCGCCCGTTCGCATCCCGCCGACGTTGCGCGCGTTGAGGATCGCACCTTCATCTGCTCGGAAAACGAAGCAGACGCCGGCCCCACGAACAACTGGGTCGCCCCTGACGCCATGCGCGCCGAGCTCATGCCCCTCTTCGAGGGATCGATGCGCGGCCGCACCATGTACATCGTGCCGTTCTCGATGGGCCCCGTAGGCGGCGCCATCACGCAGCTCGGCATTGAGATCACCGATTCGCCCTACGCGGTGCTCAACATGCGCATCATGACCCGTATGGGCCAGCAGGCGCTCGACGGCATCACCCCGGGCAGCGAATGGGTGCGCACCGTGCACTCGGTCGGCGCTCCGCTCGTCGACGGCGCTGAAGACTCGGCGTGGCCCTGCAACGACACGAAGTACATCACGCACTTCCCCGACACCCTCGAGGTCTGGTCGTACGGCTCGGGCTACGGCGGAAACGCGCTGCTCTCGAAGAAGTGCTTTGCGCTGCGCATCGCGAGCGTCATGGGCAAGAACGAGGGCTGGCTCGCAGAGCACATGCTGCTCCTCAAGCTCACGAACACCGAGACCGGCAAGGACTACCACCTCTCGGCGGCGTTCCCCTCGGCGTGTGGCAAGACCAACCTCGCGATGCTGCAGCCGACGATTCCTGGCTGGAAGGTCGAGACCATCGGTGACGACATCGCGTGGCTCCGCCCCGGCAAGGACGGCCGCCTGTACGCGATCAACCCCGAGGCAGGCTTCTTCGGCGTCGCGCCCGGCACCGGCGAGTCGACCAACCCCGTCGCGATGGAGACCCTCTGGGGCAACACGATCTTCACGAACGTTGCGCTCACCGACAACGGTGACGTCTGGTGGGAAGGCATGACCGACTCGGTCCCCGATCACCTCATCGACTGGCAGGGCAACGACTGGACGCCCGACTCCGGCCGCCCCGCAGCGCACCCGAACTCGCGGTTCACCGTGCCGATCCAGCAGACCCCGTCGCTCGCACGCGACTGGTACGAGCAAGACGGCGTGCCGCTCGACGCGATCCTCTTCGGCGGTCGCCGCGCGACCAACGTGCCGCTCGTCGCGCAGTCGCGTTCGTGGAACCACGGCGTCTTCGTCGGCGCGACGATCTCGTCCGAGAAGACCGCGGCGCAGGAGGGCACCGTCGGTGAGCTCCGCCGCGATCCCTTCGCGATGCTCCCGTTCTGTGGCTACAACATGGCTGACTACTGGGGCCACTGGCTCGAGATGGGTGAGCAGCTCGGCGAGAACGCGCCGAAGATGTTCCAGGTGAACTGGTTCCGTAAGGACGAGGACGGCAACTTCATGTGGCCCGGCTTCGGCGACAACTCGCGCGTCATCGACTGGGTGATTCGCCGCGTTGAGGGCGAGCACACCGGCGTTGAGACCGCGGTTGGCACCATCCCGGCGCCGGGTGAGCTGAACCTCACCGGCATCGAGGAGGTGGAGAAGGATCTCGGGAAGATCTTCGCCATCGACCCGACCTCGTGGCTCGCCGAGGCTGACCTCACCGAGGAGTACTTCGCACAGTTCGGCGATCGCCTCCCGGCGGCGCTGACCGCTGAGCTCGACGCGCTGCGTGACCGCCTCGGGAAGTAG